The Salarias fasciatus chromosome 11, fSalaFa1.1, whole genome shotgun sequence genomic interval AAAAGTTGGACCAGAGAAACTCGACTGCAAACTCGCATGTTTGTAACAAGTACGGTGGTCTGGGATCAGATCAATGGAGGGGAAATCTTATCAACCCAGAGATGTGGGAGGACACCACACACCTCTATCTACTGGTTAGTTCACTTTCTGCTATCAGTAAAACGTTTGAACTGAGGTAACTAACAGAATATTACATTTGAGAGATAGGCATGTTTGACctttgttgccatggtaacagatATGTTATGCTACTGTTACTTGAGTGGGTTGAATAAATCACCATAATGACTTGGCTGAGTTTATTACAAAATCATGTAAGATGCTTCTTCACTGCATACTGATTAATTTGTTCAGCTTTGGGAATTTAATTATCTAGTGACATTTTTGGCTCAACGGCATTTATTAgattcaatattttgttttccttgaTCCAGAACTTAAAAAGTCAGTGTTTACTTTTTATGTCATATACACTCTATACACTCATAAACACTCTACTGTGTATATCTTAGTATTTCTGGCTTCTAAAACCATTTCCATCATGATAAATGCCACCACAATACATTAAAATAACTAATCTTCTGGGTTTTACAGGCAGATGGGTTCTGCTTCCTTataattaaaaactgaaaactggcCAAATTTAATCTTTCAGGTCCCTCAACACTCTGTTTATGCCAAAAAGAACCAGGGAAAACAGTATTTGAGAGTTTCTTTCctctcaaataaaaaaaaaaaaaagatatcaggATGATAATATATTGTCTGACTCCAATTTGCCTGGTTGGAACTGATGGAGCCTTTTTCACCCAGCAGCTTGTTATCAGCAGAATCCAAGGAAGAGACAGtaaatcacattcacacccaccAGCAAACGGCACTGTCTGTTACACATGACACTTAAAAGACATAAAGAAGTAGAGATATACAAACTACAGGCTGATGAAGAAAAGGCAGTTAGTGAGACAAAGTGTAATGACTATGATGTGATCATTACACATTTATCTATACTTCCTATTAAGCCCTGGAAATGACAATTACATTGGCAAGCACATTACAGTATGCCATTGATCCCGGTCTGTGGATTCTATTCTCTGCACAATCAGATCAAAGTTCAGACATGAAACAGGATTTGACGTGTTTCCATGATATTCTTCCACCTCCGTATTGCGCTTCAGATCAAAAGTGTTGCAGGATCTCACTCTCAACACAAGATCAACAAATGACTTCCTGTGAGCTGGATTTCCCCATGCTGTGGATATGTCAAATGTAATTAAGCTGACATGTGAATATTTTTAACCTGACTGTCAACACATTGTCAACTCGTATTGCATCAGGTGAAATATGAAGACTAACAGACATATAAactacagattaaaaaaagactcaTAATGATAATCTACTAAGCTTCTCGGTCTCATTTAAATGAATGTCATACATGATAATCACATATTGATAGCCTATACATGAGAACTGGTTCTCAAGTCGAACTGGAATGAGGTGAGATTtatttgaactgaaatgagaCTGTAGTATGAGCACATACCTTGCGCGATGGCTATGGACTCGAACCTGTGCAGCTCCCTCAGCAGACAGGTGCGCTCGGACGGGTGGAGGCTGTAAATAAACTCCTTGGCTCCTCGGGGGGAGTTGagcggctccaccggctccttcAGGGGGTGCGTGCCCAGCTGACACCGCTGCACCAGCGCGGTGAGCGGCGGCTCCGAGCCCAGCCGCACCGGGGGGGCTGCCGCGGCTCTGGCCAgcccggacccggtcctggtcccggtcccggctcTCAGGGAGAGGCCAGGCCGCAGGAGAGCTCTCAAGCAGGGCAGCATctctgaggatgaggaggaggaggaggaagaggagcactGCACCGGGAACCTGGAGGGGAGCGGACACGACAGGCCTGCTGAACACACGGACTACCTGACATCCTCGTGTCCTCAACCTGGACGCTTTTTAAAGAGCGACACGCgggcctgacacacacacaaacacacacacaaacacacacgcgcgcgcgcttCACCAGCTGCCTCCCAAAACAACACGCAGCGGAACAAAGCGGCGCCAGCTGTCCGGAAACCAAACAGCAACTTGTGTGGTCGGACGCACCTCGGTCGATGCTCCGCTGTCCCGTCCGACAGCctccggggggtggggggaaagCTCGGGATGAGGGCAGCAGCTCGGCCGCGCGACACGGACAGcacgctccgctccgctccgccgctGACACGCGCGTCCGGGAGTCTCACGAGAACCTCAACCGCTCGTTCGACTGCAAAGGGTTTTCtacaaaatcacatttttgcGAGCGCGCTCCCGTCTGGCGTAACCTCTGGCTGACAGGATGGCGCGCGGCGGatgggaggggggcgggggggcggtcCGGCTCCGCAGAGGTTTTCCAATAGCAGCGCCGCGCTCCTCCGTGCGTAACTCTGACGgagacgcacgcacgcacgcagttTAGGGCGCACGTGAGGACGCATCATTCACCACCACGTCTGGAAACGCGTGAACGTAAAGCCTGCGACTTCTGGGGAAGTTTCTGGAGCTAAAGGTTTAATGCTCATATATAACCTGAATTCTCTCTGTCTGCGATGAGCAGCGCCCTGACGGCATCTCCAAAGATCACATTactctgctctgcagtgacTACATTCCTTGCAATTCAAAGGGAGAGTGTGTTTGCTGGGCGTGTGTGTGGTCATCCATCCTCCCAGCAGTCACGTGGTACATGTGAAGCATTCAGTCGGACCAGAGTCCACACCCAAAGAAAATATGAGTTATTCATTCCTAGAATCCACGGAAAACTCGCCTCTTTAGTTATAACTCTGTGCTTTGTGGCTGCTTTTCTCAGATGTGAGGGTGGTGTATTGATTGTTTCTGTCGTGTAAATTGATCAGAGGAGTGATTCAGGCCTCTCAGAGGTGGAAGAAGAACGCATTATCCAGATGGAACATATAACTCAGcgttgatgttttgtttttagaagaAAACCAGGATGACAGCGACTCCTGGCGGTACAATCCAAGCATagcatctgtttgtgtttggaggagggaaaaggctttgaccccttTGACCCTGCTCACCCGCTCAGCTCCTCTGTGGGTTGTTTCACTCTGGGAGAGCTTCTGTGTTTTGCCACAACAAACAAACCTGATCAATTAATGCACCcttagggagaacatgcaaaccacgcACGGTAACCAGGGCTTTTGGCTGTGAGAAAAGAGTGCTCCATCGACAGCAAACCACCAGGCCAGATGTCTTTTTCATAAAGTCCAACATAGTTCATCAATATATTATTATAGAATTACTGTAATAATACTGTTTCAGAAGTGATGAGGGGGTTGTTTACTAGTTGTaaatatgaaatacattttaaacagaaattATATTATAAATAAtagtttggggttttttttaacgtgATGAACCTGCAACCCTTTTGACGGTCACAGCCGGGGGAATGGAGTCTATTCCAGCTCCCTGGTACTGAAGCTGGATAGTTGGATGCagtgaatgaaataaaagaatgaatAGTTCTCAATGTAAATTATTGTCCTTGCAACTGAGTCTTTCAATTCTTTTTAAGAGAATTCCTTCCCAGAGGCCCGCAGAGAAAACAGGTGATGCCCCGGGGGGGTGGCTTTCTTTATAATACAGCTGGTCGGTGGAAATGTAAATGTCTCTGAAGGGTGGTCTGTTCATCATGCGCTCAGCCAccatcctcctctctgcagctgaaaaaGCAGAGTGCAGTTTAAGgctgagagtctgacgctgGAGTGTTTCAGCTTCCTGAATCACTGGACCTTGTTTAACATCTGAACTAGTTTCattcaagaaagaaaaagttaaaaattcaATCTGGTTCAATCTGTGAAGAATTAAAAAACTCAGGGAGTCAAAgcaaaattaatatttttttttattatgtttctAAAGCTGTCAtaacacaaaaaataagaacTTTTTTTATACCTCCTGAAACAAACTGCATCATAGACTGAACTATACAGGGACAGACGGAGAGCTCAACTCTCtctttgtggggggggggtcagctaAACTCTAAACTAGAAAACAAGTTTCATCGTACTGTCAAACTTTCACAAACTATAAACTTCTTATTCATAGGATATACTGACATTTggcaatatataatatatatttatactaACGTTTTAAATATATGGGAATTACAGTTCAATAATACACATTTTAGATGAgtggacggaaaaaaaaaaattagatatTTAAAATCAATTAATCAAAACTGTTCCGAGATGTCAGTCTATTTTCTTTCGATAAGTCTtaacaaacaggaagtaaccACCGATTTAAACGATCGCCACACGGAGGGAAACGTGTTCCCAGCTCCGTCTGATCACACAACTCATAATACTGATGCAACCCGTTTCAACGTCTCCAAACATCTGAATCAGCCTGAACTGAGGTGAACaccaaaaatacaacaaatgtgtgtgaaataagGGACGTCAGTGAGTGGCGGAGGAAGGGTCATGAACCTCTGACTGATCCGATCCTCAGTGGAGGAGACAGCCCTGTTTGCTCTGGTATTTTTACAGTAGGTATAAAAATAGAGATAGGtcgagaaggaaaaaaaggacatttaaagattgaaataaagaataaattaaaaacaacaacgtGTGAGTTCCTGGACTAATATGTATGCAGCGAGATATTTACAATTTAATACATCTTGTAGTAGCCATGGTCTCACAGTGCTTGAActgaaatgcaaattaaaataCAGACGGTGGCACTAGTTAGCCGTTGTAGCCTTTAGTCGAACAGCGACGGTGTCAGAGGATGAGCCTCTTATCTCCAAAACATCCTAAGGTTAAGGTTCAAATAAAAGCTGTACCTATAAACATATTTCTTAAATTATACAATGAATTTAATCTGATAGCCTAAGTTTCACTGTAGCAAAAAATCGGCACATGGTGGACTCGTCATCTTTGACACTCACGatagaaaaacaatgaaaatcaaAGCGTGACGATAATCCATCTGATCAAAAGCACACAGGCATGTTTTTTAACagattacagtaaaaaaaaaatcaaacaaacaggaaaaaagcaaATATAAAAAGGAAGAACCACAATCCGACGCGGCGTTGCcagtttgaaaacatgaaaaacgtCCCACATCGCTTCTATAAAGTGTTGAAGCCGATACAAACCTGACATGCCACCGTGTTCTCACATGGCACAGGTTTATTTTCAGATCTACGAGTCATGCTATGAGCTGTCAATATACAACAGACGGGATTTGTAATTATCGCTGCAAACTAATTCAACAAAAAGAAAGGGCTCATATATTAAGACAAACCACTGAGGATGTCTACTGAGAGGGGGGTAAATCAGTGGAGAGTAAAACTAATATATATCTCAAGGCGATGGGGAGGGATGATGATTATTAGATCCCATCCAAAGATGTGATTTTGGCACAGCggggaggaaagagaaatgtgaaaatacagcaAAGTCATGGAGAGAAGCACTCGGAGACGTGCAAAATTATGTACAAACCGCGTGAttgctgaaaacagaaaacaacatgtAGCGTCCCTTAATGTCACGCTGTGGTCAGACTGCAGACTCCTGGATGCAGCTCAGTTGCTCAGCCGAAATCCGTTCCTTTGCTTTATTGAAGGAAACTCAGCTGGTCAGACTCCGGCTCACAGAGCTTCTCCGGGCCGATGCATGCTGTGCTCCAGTTTGCACACTCGATGTGGAGTTCTCTGTCAACACAGCACCTTTCTGCGCCGTCTGATCCTCCCTAACAAGTCACTGCAGTCTGGGAGTCGCCGGACGACGCGATGGAAAGCCCACCAGTGAGCGGCGACCTCCTGGTGGACCTGATTATTGCTCTAGAGATGCGCTGCAGTGGTTACTGCAGAACAACCAGCATACTTTCACAATGCAGTCCCATACTATTGCGTGGTTTGCCTTTCTGATTTACACTGAGTGGAAATCTATACTGTCCTCCCATCCTAAAGGAGAACTGCGTGGTGCAACTTCTAGCTATCtattaacaaaaacacaagctAATGTTTAACACTTTGATTACGCACGATGTGCGGCCGGATTTACAGAAGCACTGCAGCGACTGGCCATAATCGGTGGAAGACTCGTCACTTATACTCACGAATGTGTGCCGTAACTCAGCCGATACCGCAGGTCTGAGGTCTGCGTGAGTCCTGAACTGTTGTGCTGTTTGTTCTGGCTTTAGTGAGAATGATGAACCAAATTAAAGACTTTCTCTAGGTTCTTTTCTAAGTTGCAGGAAAAAGGAGTCAAGATGTAGAAATACAGCAGGTAGAGCAGGTACTACTGATTCCTGACACTAAAACAAGACGCCTTTTCTTTTCCTAGATCGCATTTCTATTAGCAACATCTTCTAAAGCTTTTTGAACCTAATATACaccagatggggggggggggggggggggtcacatgTTTGTCTGTGAGCCTGGTTTGTGAGGATGTGATCACGCGATGCGCGGCGCAGAGCGATCATTGGTGAGGGTCCTCTTGAGCTTGACCCCCTTGCGGATGGCCACCAGCATGTTTCCTTCCCCCTGTTCTCCCGCCTCCTCTTCAGTCTCGCCCTGGAGGTGCTGCAGGGACGTCTGGCCGGGCGGAGGCACGGTGGGGGGGTTGGTGGTGGCCTGGCCGCTCCAGGACACCCCGGGCAGCGAGCCGCCGTCCTCTCCCCCCGTAAATGTTGGAGAGTCCGGGCTCTCCGCGCCTCCCCTCGTCTCCTCGGCGCCCCGGCTGCCGTTGACCGCAGACGTGTCCGGCACCGTGGGGATTTTCACCGGGACCACGGGGGTGCGGATGGGAATGGGACCGGCGCCGACGGCGGAGCCCGAGCGGCGGGCGGACGGCTTCGAGGACGGGGTGCGGCGGATGGTGGCGACCCCGGGGGTGACGATGATCGGACCGTGGCCTGCAGGACAGCGGACGGATGCAACATTTAAAAACGAAAATCATGGCCTGAATGAGAATTACGGCCATTCCTATGAGTCTTTCTAactattttgaaatatttattacaCTTGAAAAAAATGCCTTGATCATTAATTcatgaacaataaaacaaagagaagcCAGATCAAACAGTTAAGACCACAAGAGattaaaaattcagtttttattttgtgtctgttgGCTTATTTATGTGTCTCTTGATCTGCATCCAAtaattgtcaaaaaaataacatatttcCAAATCCATTTCCTTGTTTTAAAATAGTGTCTCATCTTTAATTCAACTGAAAGCCATTCACATTTAGAGCACTGAAAACAAGAACaagtcttttatttgtttttcttaaatcaaACGTGAGAGTCTGGTGTGTACCTGTCGGGGTGGGAGGATAGGGTCCAGCAGGGGCAGAAGGATACGCCCCCGTGTGGACGGGTGTGGTGGGATACGGAGCGGTGTGCTGATAGACGCCCTGTCCGGCGTAGGGCGCCTGCGTGCTGGGCAGCCCGGCGGTGGACGCCGGCCGCTTGGTCTGGAACATGCGCCGGTAGGACTGACTGATGTCGCTGTTTCTGGGGATGGTGGAGGACTTGTCGAAGTCCAGCGGCTGCGGCTGCTCGGGCTCTTGATCCCCGGCCATTGAAAAATAGTCGTAGTCTGAAACTGAAATGGAACACATGGAGAGGTTATCGACGCTGCGACACAACAATACAATTTACAAAAGCTCCATGAAGTGCGTTGATACCTTGAGATGGGATGGTGTCTTCCGAGCAGCAGGGCGTGTTGGTCTGCGTGCTGTAGCCGCTGGAGCACTGGATGGAGTCTCTGCTGGACCTCTGTGTGTCCAGCTCCAGACCTCTGGATAAGGCCAGAGCCAGCTCCTCGTGGGCCTCCACATCCCCGGCCTGCGGCGCAATGGATACAATCAACcgacagaggaaaaaaacaaaaacaaatcactttAGTACGAGAGTCTGAAAGTCTGCCTGTCTGGACCGAGCCAGGTACAATTTATTAGAGTCATTACAGTCATTAGGTATAACCCATTAAAGCCATTAAATGGGATCATAAGTGGTGGGAGGCTATTCATATCGGCTAAATGCCGTGACTGCAAAAACAGCGGGCCGCGTGAGGCCGAATGTGAGGCCGCACCGCAGACGGATTTATATGTGGGCTGACCTCTTCCTAAACTCCGCCAATAAGAGGCGAAAACATGTAACTGACTCACTGAACAAATTACCGAGTGAAATGACTCAAAGCTTCGGTAAATCACTGCAGACTTCAGGCGGTATGTTATCAAACGAGAAGCACGTCAGGAGAAAAGAATGTCTAAAATTATATTTAATGACATCAATCAGCGAAAATACAGACATCAAGTGTTTCTAATGTTCATGATTAATGATCAAGGAACAATCAAACAGATTTAGCCCAGAGATTGAAAAGTTGGCAGATGCAGACGGATAAACTGATGTAATCAATATGGATGATCGATTATGAAATTGTAACTGGAGAGACTAAAGAAACAACCAAAGAGTAAAATACTGGATATTTCAACACAAGGACTCTACGCCATGCACTCAATCTCAGTGAACTGAACCTTAAGGGGTGGAGCCACGATCCTGTTCTTGTCCTCCATCGACGTTGActggctctgtgtctgcagggcaGCCGGAGGTGCAGAGGTGGAGATGGAAGCCTGGACTGACGGAGGACCGCTGTCGGTGCCGACGTTCCCGTTACTGTCCACCACCGCTGGGCTCTCCttgtctttcttcctcctcagtgtgTTGACCATCGGCTGGTCGTAGGGCCCCGGCTTCGCCCAATCCTGCGAAGAAACGCACACGTGAGGGTTCGTCTTTCTCCGATTTGCCTTTCAGGAGTGTCGTTCATTTCACGTGTGGATGAGAATGAAAACATGTCGATGTTGGGAGTTTGCCGAGATGAACAGACCTTCCAGCTGGGCACTCGAGATGAAGGCACCATGGGGGAGCCCAGGGTGCAGTAGTGGGGGTAGTCTGGGAGCAAGGCCGAGGCCGGACGTGACCACGAGCGGGTggggcaggaggtggaggtggtggatggggaaggggaggaggatgaCGTGGAGGCGGGGGCGAAGAAGGGGAAGGCGGTGCCTGACACCGAGCCCAAACTGCCCCCGTTGCTGTGCAAGTAGGGGGAGCTGGCCGGGCTGTAGTGGTCAAAGCCGTTGGACAGCTGCTGGTGTGCGTGTGGTGAAAACATAacggggtaaaaaaaaacacagaaacaaacagacaatGGGATAAATCACTtaaataataaacagaaacaaacacaaaccaaacagagaacaaattcaaatgaactgatcacaaagtgatgaatgaaaactgcacacagaGGGGGACTGTGGCGGCTTCCGCTTCCACCGAGACCAAAGTTTTCGGCGTGTTAAATGCTCATAAGGTGGACGAGTAGTTCTTCACCTTGTCAGTGTTGTGCTGAggtgcagtagcagcagctaGAGGAGAGGGGGGGCTGCAGTCACTGGGAAGCGGCCCAGTCTCTGACACCTCAGAGGAGCTGGAATTGGGACGAGGCTGGAACAGCGAGGGCAGCGGCGAGCAGGCAGGCAGTGAGatgagaacaggaggaggaggaggaggaggaggaggaggaggaggggtgagaggggtgaggCAGACAGACGTGCACAAAAAAGGGAAGCGTTGCAAAGACAAACATGTCAGCAGGTAGATGGAAAGAAGCGAGGAGAAGCACTTTGTTAGACTTTTCCACACTTCTCAGCAGTTAGTGAGGAGGCTGTATAGACAGCGCACTGGGAGTCATACCAGCATTAATTGCATGGACATCAGCAGAGTTGTGTTAGGTGTCTTGTTAAAGGAGGGCACAATCAATGCTCCACATGATATTTAAAGGTATCTATCAGGGCCTGCGGGGAAATTATGTCTTGGATTGCTGCTCACCACGAGGAAATTACAAGTTGGGGTTCAGCTGGAGAACATTACCATTAAAAAAGTGGGGATTAAAATGAATGAGATCCATAAACGTAAGCCATGTggctgttttttccccctctcaaAAAAACACTGGGAAGGAGGCAGCACGAGGGCCGTTTCCCAGGACTGTGCAGTAAATGGGTCGGGGGCTACCTTGCCAAACCACCTTCAGTGCATCATAAAAACCTGGAGCCTGACTGTACCAGTGTGTTCTGTGCAGGCTGCCTCTGGTTTCTGGAACGATAAAACAACTTTAACTAGTGCAGCCGCTCTCATGGTTGATTGTCAAACCACAAGCCCCCCTCCAACTCAGACAGTCTCACTGATATTTATCCGAACCCTCCGTGTCAGATGGTTCGACAGATCTGACAGAGTGAGACCTGCCGACAGAGACACAGCGCTCTTAGCGGCTGTGAAAACGTCAAGTTGACACAGTAGCATGTCGGTTTTTACTGTGATTCAtcgaatgaaaacacaacagagagcaTGATCAAGCCTCTGAGCTGGGGGCCAAACCACAGCCTGTCACAGTGGTCGACTCTTTAATAGCAGGATGGGCCTGACCTGTTTCGCCTTCAGCTACAAATGGAGGCAGACTAATTTCCTGCACATTTCTGCAGTAATAATAGCAGTGAAATGACTTCAccaggatcacacacacactctctggagaCCGCTTCCTGCCTTTAGTAAG includes:
- the LOC115396290 gene encoding protein MTSS 1-like isoform X12, coding for MEAVIEKECSALGGLFQTVIGDMKSSYPIWEDFITKAGKLQSQLRATVVAVAAFLDAFQKVADLATNSRGGTRDIGSALTRMCMRHRSIEAKLKQFSMGFLEGLINPLQEQMEEWKRGVNTLDKDHAKEYKRARQEIKKKSSDTLKLQKKAKKGRGDFQPQLDSAMQDVSDKYILLEETEKQALRKALIEERQRFCWFVAMLRPVVDEEISMLGEVTHLQAISDDLKALTSDPHKLPPASEQVILDLKGSDYGWSYQTPPSSPSTTMSRKSSMCSSLNSVNSSDSRGSSGSHSHSPSSSSSSSSSHHLFHHHHPRHRYRSSTLPQQTPVRLSSISSHDSGFISSSQDHHTSSKSSSPMPAETKDWAKPGPYDQPMVNTLRRKKDKESPAVVDSNGNVGTDSGPPSVQASISTSAPPAALQTQSQSTSMEDKNRIVAPPLKAGDVEAHEELALALSRGLELDTQRSSRDSIQCSSGYSTQTNTPCCSEDTIPSQVSDYDYFSMAGDQEPEQPQPLDFDKSSTIPRNSDISQSYRRMFQTKRPASTAGLPSTQAPYAGQGVYQHTAPYPTTPVHTGAYPSAPAGPYPPTPTGHGPIIVTPGVATIRRTPSSKPSARRSGSAVGAGPIPIRTPVVPVKIPTVPDTSAVNGSRGAEETRGGAESPDSPTFTGGEDGGSLPGVSWSGQATTNPPTVPPPGQTSLQHLQGETEEEAGEQGEGNMLVAIRKGVKLKRTLTNDRSAPRIA
- the LOC115396290 gene encoding protein MTSS 1-like isoform X11 produces the protein MEAVIEKECSALGGLFQTVIGDMKSSYPIWEDFITKAGKLQSQLRATVVAVAAFLDAFQKVADLATNSRGGTRDIGSALTRMCMRHRSIEAKLKQFSMGFLEGLINPLQEQMEEWKRGVNTLDKDHAKEYKRARQEIKKKSSDTLKLQKKAKKADTFGRGDFQPQLDSAMQDVSDKYILLEETEKQALRKALIEERQRFCWFVAMLRPVVDEEISMLGEVTHLQAISDDLKALTSDPHKLPPASEQVILDLKGSDYGWSYQTPPSSPSTTMSRKSSMCSSLNSVNSSDSRGSSGSHSHSPSSSSSSSSSHHLFHHHHPRHRYRSSTLPQQTPVRLSSISSHDSGFISSSQDHHTSSKSSSPMPAETKDWAKPGPYDQPMVNTLRRKKDKESPAVVDSNGNVGTDSGPPSVQASISTSAPPAALQTQSQSTSMEDKNRIVAPPLKAGDVEAHEELALALSRGLELDTQRSSRDSIQCSSGYSTQTNTPCCSEDTIPSQVSDYDYFSMAGDQEPEQPQPLDFDKSSTIPRNSDISQSYRRMFQTKRPASTAGLPSTQAPYAGQGVYQHTAPYPTTPVHTGAYPSAPAGPYPPTPTGHGPIIVTPGVATIRRTPSSKPSARRSGSAVGAGPIPIRTPVVPVKIPTVPDTSAVNGSRGAEETRGGAESPDSPTFTGGEDGGSLPGVSWSGQATTNPPTVPPPGQTSLQHLQGETEEEAGEQGEGNMLVAIRKGVKLKRTLTNDRSAPRIA